A portion of the Oryzias melastigma strain HK-1 linkage group LG1, ASM292280v2, whole genome shotgun sequence genome contains these proteins:
- the dctpp1 gene encoding glutamyl-tRNA(Gln) amidotransferase subunit B, mitochondrial → MMATNEKIESPFLNGGREDPDHGAASSHQTEHNSKTDPPQRFTFSPEPTIEDIRRMQAEFTDERDWNQFHQPRNLLLAMVGEVGEVAELFQWRGEVAEGLPDWTESEREQLAHELSDVMIYLVELAEKCRVDLPQAVLRKMALNRLKYPARKVHGSAKKYTEYKD, encoded by the coding sequence ATGATGGCAACAAACGAAAAGATTGAATCTCCATTTTTAAATGGTGGTCGTGAAGATCCCGATCACGGCGCCGCCTCATCTCACCAGACTGAGcacaactccaaaacagacccGCCGCAGAGGTTCACCTTCAGCCCGGAGCCCACCATTGAGGACATTCGGAGGATGCAGGCCGAGTTCACGGACGAGCGTGACTGGAACCAGTTCCACCAGCCCCGGAACCTGCTTCTGGCCATGGTCGGGGAGGTGGGAGAGGTAGCAGAGCTCTTTCAGTGGCGTGGGGAGGTGGCCGAGGGCCTGCCGGACTGGACCGAATCTGAGCGGGAGCAGCTGGCGCACGAGCTCAGCGACGTCATGATCTACCTGGTGGAGCTGGCAGAGAAGTGCCGCGTGGACCTCCCGCAAGCGGTGCTGCGCAAAATGGCTCTCAACAGACTCAAATATCCCGCAAGAAAAGTCCACGGGTCGGCTAAAAAGTACACTGAGTACAAGGACTGA
- the gatb gene encoding glutamyl-tRNA(Gln) amidotransferase subunit B, mitochondrial isoform X1, with protein MAASRVAANELFLNIKLMPKRYPKALFLFRQISTSRPHCDKQPEPRTKSAPQQLVGVVGLEIHAQINSNTKLFSGSPVRFSAPPNSLVSFFDASLPGTFPVLNRRCVEAAVMTGLALNCTINKRSYFDRKHYFYADLPAGYQITQQRRPIAVDGVLTYSYFGGRKRSQMIRKSVQIKQIQLEQDSGKSLHDDARGQTLIDLNRAGVGLMELVMEPDMKSGEEAAAAVRELQLILQALGTCQGNMSEGQLRVDANVSVHRPGEPLGTRTEVKNINSIRYLSRAIDYEIQRQIDAVQSGRTVQNETRAYDSKSGETVPMREKEGLQDYRFMPEPNLPPLIVYEDNASLPTGIDPSQAVVVQKIKDRLPELPGVKRDRLVQTYGILPEHSFTLVNEDGLMEYFETLMKTTQREPRKVIGWVTNELLGHLKQRDMSVSQSPISPAHLAELLKLQETGRISSSAAKQVFQEMWRSGGKTASQIVQEQELGLVHDVAQVHSICQKVVDSHPDEVYAVRNGNKKVLNKLIGLVQKETKGRADPVLVKEILLQMTQ; from the exons atgGCTGCTTCTCGTGTAGCAGCAAATGAACTGTTTCTTAACATAAAACTAATGCCGAAACGTTATCctaaagctttgtttttattccgaCAAATCAGTACTTCAAGACCACACTGTGACAAACAACCCGAACCGAGAACGAAGAG TGCCCCCCAGCAGCTGGTTGGAGTGGTCGGCCTGGAAATTCACGCTCAGATTAACTCCAACACCAAACTGTTCTCTGGCTCTCCTGTTCGCTTCTCAGCTCCTCCCAACTCTCtggtgtcattttttgatgcgTCTTTACCTGGCACATTCCCT GTGCTGAACAGGCGATGCGTTGAAGCTGCAGTGATGACTGGATTGGCTCTCAACTGCACCATAAATAAGAGGTCGTATTTTGACAGGAAACACTATTTCTACGCTGACCTTCCG GCCGGATACCAGATCACTCAGCAGCGAAGGCCAATTGCAGTAGACGGCGTGTTGACGTACAGCTACTTCGgcgggaggaagaggagccaGATGATCAGAAAAAGCGTACAGATCAAACAGATCCAGCTGGAGCAGGACAGCGGCAAGAGTCTGCACGACGACGCCCGCGGCCAGACGCTCATAGATCTCAACAGAGCAG GTGTGGGTCTAATGGAGCTGGTAATGGAGCCAGACATGAAGAGCGGAGAGGAGGCCGCTGCAGCTGTCAGGGAGCTTCAGCTCATCCTGCAGGCCCTGGGCACCTGTCAAGGCAACATGTCGG aggGCCAGCTGAGAGTGGACGCCAACGTGTCTGTGCACAGACCAGGAGAGCCGCTGGGCACCAGGACCGAGGTGAAGAACATCAACAGCATCCGGTACCTGTCCAGGGCGATCG ACTACGAGATCCAGAGACAGATTGATGCCGTGCAGAGCGGACGGACGGTGCAGAACGAGACGCGGGCGTATGATTCCAAATCAGG TGAAACGGTTCCAATGAGGGAGAAAGAAGGCCTTCAGGATTACAG GTTTATGCCTGAGCCAAACCTCCCCCCCCTGATTGTGTACGAGGATAACGCATCGCTGCCCACCGGCATTGATCCGAGCCAGGCGGTGGTGGTGCAGAAGATAAAGGACAGGCTGCCAGAGTTACCCGGCGTCAAAAGAGACAGGCTGGTGCAGACGTACGGCATCCTGCCAGAGCACAGCTTCACTCTGGTG AACGAGGACGGGCTGATGGAGTACTTTGAGACGCTGATGAAAACAACCCAGAGGGAGCCCAGGAAGGTGATTGGCTGGGTGACAAACGAGTTGTTAGGTCACCTTAAGCAGCGAGACATGAGTGTGAGCCAGAG CCCGATTTCTCCTGCACATTTGGCTgagctgctgaagctgcaggaaacAGGACGCATCTCCTCCTCAGCTGCTAAGCAG GTGTTTCAGGAGATGTGGAGGTCTGGAGGAAAGACGGCCTCGCAGATCGTCCAGGAGCAGGAGCTGGGGCTTGTCCACGACGTTGCGCAGGTCCACAGCATTTGTCAGAAGGTGGTGGATTCACATCCGGATGAG GTTTACGCCGTCAGAAACGGAAACAAGAAAGTGCTCAACAAGTTGATCGGTCTGGTCCAGAAGGAGACTAAAGGAAGAGCCGACCCGGTTCTGGTGAAGGAAATCCTGCTGCAGATGACCCAATGA
- the gatb gene encoding glutamyl-tRNA(Gln) amidotransferase subunit B, mitochondrial isoform X2 — translation MAASRVAANELFLNIKLMPKRYPKALFLFRQISTSRPHCDKQPEPRTKSAPQQLVGVVGLEIHAQINSNTKLFSGSPVRFSAPPNSLVSFFDASLPGTFPVLNRRCVEAAVMTGLALNCTINKRSYFDRKHYFYADLPAGYQITQQRRPIAVDGVLTYSYFGGRKRSQMIRKSVQIKQIQLEQDSGKSLHDDARGQTLIDLNRAGVGLMELVMEPDMKSGEEAAAAVRELQLILQALGTCQGNMSEGQLRVDANVSVHRPGEPLGTRTEVKNINSIRYLSRAIDYEIQRQIDAVQSGRTVQNETRAYDSKSGFMPEPNLPPLIVYEDNASLPTGIDPSQAVVVQKIKDRLPELPGVKRDRLVQTYGILPEHSFTLVNEDGLMEYFETLMKTTQREPRKVIGWVTNELLGHLKQRDMSVSQSPISPAHLAELLKLQETGRISSSAAKQVFQEMWRSGGKTASQIVQEQELGLVHDVAQVHSICQKVVDSHPDEVYAVRNGNKKVLNKLIGLVQKETKGRADPVLVKEILLQMTQ, via the exons atgGCTGCTTCTCGTGTAGCAGCAAATGAACTGTTTCTTAACATAAAACTAATGCCGAAACGTTATCctaaagctttgtttttattccgaCAAATCAGTACTTCAAGACCACACTGTGACAAACAACCCGAACCGAGAACGAAGAG TGCCCCCCAGCAGCTGGTTGGAGTGGTCGGCCTGGAAATTCACGCTCAGATTAACTCCAACACCAAACTGTTCTCTGGCTCTCCTGTTCGCTTCTCAGCTCCTCCCAACTCTCtggtgtcattttttgatgcgTCTTTACCTGGCACATTCCCT GTGCTGAACAGGCGATGCGTTGAAGCTGCAGTGATGACTGGATTGGCTCTCAACTGCACCATAAATAAGAGGTCGTATTTTGACAGGAAACACTATTTCTACGCTGACCTTCCG GCCGGATACCAGATCACTCAGCAGCGAAGGCCAATTGCAGTAGACGGCGTGTTGACGTACAGCTACTTCGgcgggaggaagaggagccaGATGATCAGAAAAAGCGTACAGATCAAACAGATCCAGCTGGAGCAGGACAGCGGCAAGAGTCTGCACGACGACGCCCGCGGCCAGACGCTCATAGATCTCAACAGAGCAG GTGTGGGTCTAATGGAGCTGGTAATGGAGCCAGACATGAAGAGCGGAGAGGAGGCCGCTGCAGCTGTCAGGGAGCTTCAGCTCATCCTGCAGGCCCTGGGCACCTGTCAAGGCAACATGTCGG aggGCCAGCTGAGAGTGGACGCCAACGTGTCTGTGCACAGACCAGGAGAGCCGCTGGGCACCAGGACCGAGGTGAAGAACATCAACAGCATCCGGTACCTGTCCAGGGCGATCG ACTACGAGATCCAGAGACAGATTGATGCCGTGCAGAGCGGACGGACGGTGCAGAACGAGACGCGGGCGTATGATTCCAAATCAGG GTTTATGCCTGAGCCAAACCTCCCCCCCCTGATTGTGTACGAGGATAACGCATCGCTGCCCACCGGCATTGATCCGAGCCAGGCGGTGGTGGTGCAGAAGATAAAGGACAGGCTGCCAGAGTTACCCGGCGTCAAAAGAGACAGGCTGGTGCAGACGTACGGCATCCTGCCAGAGCACAGCTTCACTCTGGTG AACGAGGACGGGCTGATGGAGTACTTTGAGACGCTGATGAAAACAACCCAGAGGGAGCCCAGGAAGGTGATTGGCTGGGTGACAAACGAGTTGTTAGGTCACCTTAAGCAGCGAGACATGAGTGTGAGCCAGAG CCCGATTTCTCCTGCACATTTGGCTgagctgctgaagctgcaggaaacAGGACGCATCTCCTCCTCAGCTGCTAAGCAG GTGTTTCAGGAGATGTGGAGGTCTGGAGGAAAGACGGCCTCGCAGATCGTCCAGGAGCAGGAGCTGGGGCTTGTCCACGACGTTGCGCAGGTCCACAGCATTTGTCAGAAGGTGGTGGATTCACATCCGGATGAG GTTTACGCCGTCAGAAACGGAAACAAGAAAGTGCTCAACAAGTTGATCGGTCTGGTCCAGAAGGAGACTAAAGGAAGAGCCGACCCGGTTCTGGTGAAGGAAATCCTGCTGCAGATGACCCAATGA